The following are from one region of the Takifugu rubripes chromosome 16, fTakRub1.2, whole genome shotgun sequence genome:
- the srsf5b gene encoding serine and arginine rich splicing factor 5b, whose protein sequence is MSGCRIFIGRLSPTAREKDVERFFKGYGRIRDIDLKKGFGFVEFDDPRDAEDAVYELDGKELCNERVTIEHARVRLRGGRGRRPGGGRFSDRYGRGSQSSRSRNPPPVRTENRLIVENLSSRVSWQDLKDFMRQAGEVTFADAHRPKLNEGVVEFASYSDLKNALEKLSGKEMNGRKIKLIEAAKKRSRSRSRSDSSSRSRSRSRSRSRSRSRSRSRGRSRSRSPRRSRSPSKVRSRSRSRSRSRSRSRSRSRSHLRSRSRSPAGGASSPPTKSNEHVKPFKTSKSSTPVSPLPAQRASRSRSPSTDSQR, encoded by the exons ATGAGCGGGTGTCGTATTTTCATCGGCCGGCTGAGCCCCACAGCCAGAGAGAAGGATGTGGAGAGATTCTTCAAAGGCTACGGCCGCATCAGAGACATCGACCTCAAGAAAGGCTTTGGCTTTGTG GAGTTTGATGACCCGAGAGATGCTGAGGATGCAGTTTATGAGCTTGATGGAAAGGAGTTGTGTAATGAAAG GGTGACCATTGAGCACGCCCGTGTACGTCTGCGGGGTGGCCGTGGCAGAAGGCCTGGCGGGGGGCGCTTCTCAGATCGATATGGTCGAGGATCGCAGAGCAGTCGgag tCGCAATCCTCCTCCGGTACGCACGGAAAATCGGCTCATTGTGGAGAACTTGTCCTCTCGCGTCAGCTGGCAG GACCTGAAGGACTTCATGAGACAAGCTGGAGAGGTGACATTTGCAGACGCACATCGACCAAAACTTAATGAAGG ggTTGTTGAATTTGCATCTTACAGTGATCTGAAAAATGCTCTTGAGAAATTGTcaggaaaagaaatgaatggCAGGAAAATCAAACTTATTGAGGCAGCAAAGAAGCG gtCTAGGAGCCGTTCCCGTTCTGACAGCTCCTCCCGTTCTCGATCCCGTTCCCGATCCCGTTCCCGCTCCCGCTCCCGCTCTCGATCTCGTGGGCGCTCTCGTTCTCGATCCCCGAGACGTTCTCGTAGCCCCTCCAAGGTTCGCTCCCGTTCCCGTTCCCGCTCCCGCTCCCGTTCCCGCTCCCGCTCCCGCTCCCGTTCCCACTTGCGCTCACGGAGCCGCTCCCCTGCTGGCGGGGCTTCTTCTCCACCTACCAAATCAAATGAGCATGTAAAACCATTCAAAACCAGCAAGTCGTCCACTCCGGTTTCCCCGCTGCCAGCCCAGAGAGCGTCCCGCTCCCGTTCCCCCTCCACTGACAGCCAGCGCTAA
- the LOC105417588 gene encoding interleukin-6 receptor subunit beta-like encodes MKIPCGIEEMLYLLTIFILMLIPDMCSGLGGRKCNVVPKDLYVEVGSSAEITCHSWCVRGKVFWTLNNRILHQRLSKTINASHTVLSLEHITEPVATLQCHSSDIQQVLGGTTITTYTKPTKLSCMLHQTAGDLPGLFTCSWEHQGNSLQTNYSVLCLSCTSVTELCRSKETTCTSDFSRMKEMHLGGRYTVSVSAKSASWEAFSDRYEITLSTILNITRPELSVTTVSDSLLVEWKIRSCLSEYLYHCQLKYRAVSVDPPQWVINTTVRNCNKAAATIEGVESCRNYTFAVRCALSEAPWSGWSHEATVLTQLNKGDFKPRLWRKVMGSKENGVRKVLTMWKEIPPTCRDALTFTLTQSRRGDPTGASCGGSVCVVTQDAHRISLRIFRDGTLFAGDSVYVPAVGASLPQVGNVEARSHEGVILVTWKAPDQPVSGYMIDYTHDGHRYHWKESRHTNVTLSDLLDRTPYDVTVTPLLDDGTGHGSQVLQICSSGDPGNITIVSIQAEDTSVLVRWKEESQDGCGGVTVNYTVFYRIHNGKQFNVSADGTQHEMVLTALTPETQYSVYVEAATLTGRSKSQESFFKTQKIDPRIRTAMIVSGGIFTVLVIFVGSCCAVQWMKHRKKPLPNPGNSSVAAWPSTYETNTCLRLPFHTPSESICDRVYTEEAHRPDSSMEDTWCGDDPTNEEAEESSEETPDHIIVRSYRQSVNPVHTQNAPSGETLNLLVSERCLHSPYRSPEPHG; translated from the exons ATGAAAATTCCTTGTGGAATTGAGGAAATGTTGTATCTTTTAACTATATTCATCCTGATGTTAATCCCTGACATGTGTAGCG GCCTCGGTGGGAGAAAATGCAACGTTGTCCCTAAAGATCTGTACGTTGAGGTGGGATCCAGTGCCGAGATAACCTGTCACTCCTGGTGCGTCCGTGGTAAAGTCTTCTGGACCTTAAACAATAGGATACTACACCAGAGGCTTTCCAAAACCATCAACGCTTCCCACACCGTGCTCTCTCTGGAACACATCACCGAGCCCGTGGCTACGCTGCAGTGCCACAGCTCAGACATCCAGCAGGTTCTCGGAGGCACCACCATCACAACATACA CCAAACCTACAAAGCTGTCGTGCATGTTGCACCAGACAGCAGGAGATCTACCAGGACTGTTTACATGCAGCTGGGAACATCAGGGGAACTCACTGCAAACCAACTACTCTGTACTGTG TTTGTCGTGCACGTCTGTGACCGAACTTTGCAGATCGAAGGAGACCACGTGCACATCCGACTTCAGCCGTATGAAAGAAATGCATCTCGGGGGACGTTACACTGTCAGCGTGAGCGCGAAATCGGCTTCCTGGGAAGCTTTCTCCGACCGTTATGAGATTACACTGTCAACAATAC TGAATATTACCCGACCAGAGCTCAGCGTCACCACTGTCTCTGACAGTCTGCTGGTCGAATGGAAGATCCGGTCATGCCTTTCAGAGTATTTGTATCACTGCCAACTGAAATACAGG GCAGTCAGTGTTGACCCACCGCAG TGGGTGATCAATACAACTGTGAGGAACtgtaacaaagcagcagcaacCATAGAAGGTGTGGAGTCCTGCAGAAACTACACCTTTGCAGTCCGCTGCGCTCTGTCCGAGGCACCCTGGAGCGGCTGGAGCCATGAGGCGACGGTTCTAACCCAGCTAAACA AGGGGGATTTCAAACCACGTCTGTGGAGGAAGGTTATGGGCTCGAAGGAGAATGGAGTCAGAAAAGTGCTGACCATGTGGAAG GAGATCCCCCCAACGTGCCGCGATGCATTGACCTTCACCCTCACGCAGAGTCGCCGCGGCGACCCCACGGGCGCTTCCTGCGGAggttctgtttgtgttgtgactCAAGACGCACACAGAATCAGCCTCAGAATCTTCCGGGACGGGACCCTGTTCGCCGGGGACTCTGTTTACGTTCCAGCGGTTGGAGCGA GCCTCCCTCAGGTCGGCAACGTTGAGGCCAGAAGTCACGAGGGCGTCATCCTGGTCACCTGGAAGGCTCCGGATCAGCCTGTCAGTGGATATATGATCGACTACACCCACGATGGGCATCGATATCACTGGAAAGAAAGCAGACACACAAATGTGACGCTGTCTG ACCTGCTGGATAGGACGCCGTATGATGTCACTGTAACACCCCTCTTGGATGACGGGACAGGGCACGGATCTCAGGTCCTTCAGATCTGCTCCAGCGGAG ACCCAGGGAATATCACTATCGTCAGCATTCAGGCTGAGGACACAAGTGTCCTCGTGAGGTGGAAGGAGGAGTCCCAGGACGGCTGTGGTGGCGTCACTGTCAACTACACCGTCTTTTACAGGATCCATAATGGAAAACAATTCA ATGTTTCAGCAGATGGCACGCAGCACGAGATGGTCCTGACGGCACTCACACCAGAAACCCAGTATAGCGTCTATGTGGAGGCTGCTACTCTTACTGGAAGAAGTAAAAGCCAGGAGAGCTTCTTCAAAACCCAAAAAATTG ACCCAAGGATCAGAACAGCAATGATTGTCTCTGGGGGGATCTTTACAGTGCTTGTGATATTTGTTGGATCTTGCTGCGCCGTTCA atGGATGaaacacagaaagaaaccttTACCAAACCCTGGCAACAGTTCTGTGGCAGCGTGGCCATCAACATATGAAACG AACACGTGTCTACGGCTGCCATTCCACACTCCATCTGAGAGCATCTGTGACAGAGTTTACACAGAGGAAGCTCACAGACCAGACTCCTCTATGGAAGACACATGGTGTGGTGATGACCCCACcaatgaggaggcagaggagagctCAGAGGAGACCCCTGACCATATTATAGTCAGATCGTACAGACAGTCCGTTAACCCTGTACACACACAGAatgcaccttctggggaaacgTTAAACCTGCTAGTGTCAGAGAGGTGTCTTCACAGCCCGTATCGCAGTCCAGAGCCCCATGGATAA
- the max gene encoding protein max isoform X2, translating to MSDNDDIEVDSDADKRAHHNALERKRRDHIKDSFHSLRDSVPALQGEKASRAQILDKATEYIQYMRRKNHTHQQDIDDLKRQNALLEQQVRALEKVKGSTQHQANYQSSDNRQYTNSKGTAVSAFDGGSDPSSESEAEEPPNRKKLRVEAS from the exons ATGAGCGATAACGATGATATCGAAGTCGATAGTGAC GCAGACAAACGGGCACACCACAATGCACTGGAGCGCAAGCGTAGGGACCACATCAAAGACAGCTTTCACAGCCTCCGGGACTCGGTACCGGCCCTGCAGGGAGAAAAG GCATCTCGAGCCCAGATCTTAGACAAAGCCACAGAGTACATCCAGTATATGAGGCGGAAAAACCACACGCACCAGCAGGATATCGACGACCTGAAGCGCCAAAACGCACTGCTGGAGCAGCAAG TCCGCGCCCTGGAGAAGGTGAAGGGCTCCACTCAGCACCAGGCCAACTACCAGTCCTCTGACAACAGACAGTACACCAATTCCAAAGGCACCGCCGTGTCAGCATTCGACGGGGGCTCCGACCCCAGCTCCGAGTCTGAGGCAGAGGAGCCTCCCAACAGGAAGAAGCTGCGGGTGGAGGCCAGCTAG
- the max gene encoding protein max isoform X1 has protein sequence MSDNDDIEVDSDEDSPRYNCLADKRAHHNALERKRRDHIKDSFHSLRDSVPALQGEKASRAQILDKATEYIQYMRRKNHTHQQDIDDLKRQNALLEQQVRALEKVKGSTQHQANYQSSDNRQYTNSKGTAVSAFDGGSDPSSESEAEEPPNRKKLRVEAS, from the exons ATGAGCGATAACGATGATATCGAAGTCGATAGTGAC GAAGACTCGCCGAGATACAACTGTTTG GCAGACAAACGGGCACACCACAATGCACTGGAGCGCAAGCGTAGGGACCACATCAAAGACAGCTTTCACAGCCTCCGGGACTCGGTACCGGCCCTGCAGGGAGAAAAG GCATCTCGAGCCCAGATCTTAGACAAAGCCACAGAGTACATCCAGTATATGAGGCGGAAAAACCACACGCACCAGCAGGATATCGACGACCTGAAGCGCCAAAACGCACTGCTGGAGCAGCAAG TCCGCGCCCTGGAGAAGGTGAAGGGCTCCACTCAGCACCAGGCCAACTACCAGTCCTCTGACAACAGACAGTACACCAATTCCAAAGGCACCGCCGTGTCAGCATTCGACGGGGGCTCCGACCCCAGCTCCGAGTCTGAGGCAGAGGAGCCTCCCAACAGGAAGAAGCTGCGGGTGGAGGCCAGCTAG